The following are encoded together in the Poseidonibacter lekithochrous genome:
- the fabG gene encoding 3-oxoacyl-ACP reductase FabG: protein MNFTGSNVLVTGASRGIGAEIAKTLASFGLKVWINYRSGAEAAEAVQAEIEAAGGKAAIVKADVTSEEEFTAAIKTIVDADGALSYLVNNAGITKDKLALRMSVDDFNDVISANLTSTFIGCKASLKVMGKKRFGSIVNISSIVGEMGNAGQTNYAASKGGVNAMTKSFAKEAAARGIRYNAVTPGFIQTDMTHELKDEVKDEYIKNIPLSRFGQPKEIADAVAFLLSDHSSYITGEILKVNGGLYV from the coding sequence ATGAATTTTACAGGTTCAAATGTATTAGTAACTGGTGCTAGTAGAGGTATTGGTGCAGAAATTGCAAAAACTTTAGCTAGTTTCGGTTTAAAAGTTTGGATTAACTACAGAAGCGGTGCTGAAGCTGCCGAAGCTGTACAAGCAGAAATTGAAGCTGCTGGTGGAAAAGCTGCAATAGTTAAAGCTGATGTAACTTCTGAAGAAGAGTTTACAGCTGCAATTAAAACTATTGTTGATGCTGATGGTGCATTATCTTATTTAGTTAATAATGCTGGTATCACAAAAGATAAATTAGCATTAAGAATGAGCGTTGATGACTTCAATGATGTAATTTCTGCGAACTTAACATCTACATTTATTGGGTGTAAAGCTTCATTAAAAGTAATGGGTAAAAAAAGATTCGGTTCTATTGTAAATATTTCTTCAATTGTTGGAGAAATGGGTAATGCTGGTCAAACTAATTATGCTGCATCAAAAGGTGGAGTAAATGCTATGACTAAATCATTCGCAAAAGAAGCTGCTGCAAGAGGTATTAGATACAACGCAGTAACTCCTGGATTTATTCAAACTGATATGACTCACGAATTAAAAGATGAAGTTAAAGATGAATATATTAAAAATATTCCTTTATCAAGATTTGGTCAACCAAAAGAAATTGCAGATGCAGTTGCATTTTTATTAAGTGATCATTCATCTTATATTACAGGTGAAATTTTAAAAGTTAATGGTGGTTTATACGTTTAA
- the acpP gene encoding acyl carrier protein, whose translation MALLDDVKEVVVEQLDCDAAEVKEDSKFIEDLGADSLDVVELVMALEEKFDIEIPDEDAEGILTVQDAIKYIEDNA comes from the coding sequence ATGGCATTATTAGATGATGTAAAAGAAGTAGTAGTAGAACAATTAGATTGTGACGCAGCTGAAGTTAAAGAGGATTCAAAATTCATCGAAGATTTAGGTGCAGATTCTTTAGACGTTGTAGAATTAGTTATGGCATTAGAAGAAAAATTTGACATTGAGATCCCTGATGAAGATGCAGAAGGTATTTTAACTGTTCAAGATGCTATCAAGTACATCGAAGATAACGCGTAA